One stretch of Streptomyces sp. MMBL 11-1 DNA includes these proteins:
- a CDS encoding bifunctional adenosylcobinamide kinase/adenosylcobinamide-phosphate guanylyltransferase, which translates to MELTLLGTGAPDGLPHPSCPCAACASARGPWARAATALLVDDALLLDLTPGAVFAAARAGRSLSAVRQVLLTHPHDGPAVELPALLPPAGRVPDGQVLTLISGHRVRAMAMDAPGTGYEVTAPEGQRLLYLPPGAAPSGLPEQLDRPVDTVVLDVIGRPDAVARLRSAGAVGPTTEVIAVHLDHDAPPGPELERRLAAAGARAVPDGTTLVVGEYRAVPDVPRRVLVTGGARSGKSLEAERRLETFPEVVYVATGGRRDGDPEWAARIGLHRERRPGAWRTEETCEVAELLGADGPPLLIDCLSLWLTDAMDRVEAWEDERWHDGGEAALRERVAELVAAVRGTRRPVVLVTNEVGSGVVPATSAGRRFRDELGRLNAAVASECEQVLLVVAGQVLVLRG; encoded by the coding sequence GTGGAACTCACTCTGCTCGGCACCGGAGCCCCCGACGGGCTGCCGCACCCCTCCTGTCCCTGCGCGGCCTGCGCCTCGGCCCGTGGCCCGTGGGCGCGGGCCGCGACGGCGCTGCTGGTCGACGACGCGCTGCTGCTGGACCTCACGCCCGGGGCGGTGTTCGCCGCCGCCCGTGCGGGGCGTTCGCTGAGCGCGGTCCGGCAGGTGCTGCTGACGCACCCGCACGACGGGCCCGCCGTCGAACTGCCCGCCCTGTTGCCGCCGGCCGGCCGGGTGCCGGACGGTCAGGTCCTGACGCTGATCAGCGGTCACCGGGTGCGGGCGATGGCGATGGACGCCCCGGGGACCGGGTACGAGGTGACCGCCCCGGAGGGCCAGCGGCTGCTGTACCTGCCGCCGGGGGCCGCCCCCTCCGGCCTGCCCGAACAGCTGGACCGGCCCGTGGACACGGTCGTCCTCGATGTGATCGGGCGGCCCGACGCGGTGGCCCGGCTGCGGTCGGCCGGAGCGGTCGGTCCGACCACCGAGGTGATCGCGGTCCACCTGGACCACGACGCCCCGCCGGGTCCGGAGCTGGAGCGGCGGCTGGCGGCGGCCGGTGCGCGGGCGGTGCCGGACGGGACGACGCTGGTGGTGGGCGAGTACCGCGCGGTGCCGGACGTGCCGCGCCGGGTGCTGGTGACGGGGGGTGCGCGGTCGGGGAAGTCGCTGGAGGCGGAGCGGCGCCTGGAGACGTTCCCGGAGGTCGTGTACGTGGCGACCGGCGGCCGCCGCGACGGGGACCCGGAGTGGGCGGCCCGGATCGGACTGCACCGGGAGCGCAGGCCCGGCGCCTGGCGGACCGAGGAGACCTGCGAGGTCGCGGAGCTGCTGGGGGCGGACGGGCCACCGCTGCTGATCGACTGTCTGTCGCTGTGGCTGACCGACGCGATGGACCGGGTGGAGGCCTGGGAGGACGAGCGGTGGCACGACGGCGGCGAGGCGGCGCTGCGGGAGCGGGTGGCGGAGCTGGTCGCCGCGGTGCGCGGGACCCGGCGGCCGGTGGTGCTGGTGACCAACGAGGTGGGGTCCGGGGTGGTGCCGGCGACGTCGGCGGGGCGGCGGTTCCGGGACGAGCTGGGGCGGCTGAACGCGGCGGTGGCTTCCGAGTGCGAGCAGGTGCTGCTGGTGGTGGCGGGGCAGGTGCTGGTGCTACGGGGGTAG